In Cucurbita pepo subsp. pepo cultivar mu-cu-16 chromosome LG10, ASM280686v2, whole genome shotgun sequence, the DNA window TTCCTCAGCCCATTTGACACGTTCTTGAAGATCCTTCACGTACTTGATAGCTCCACCAAGCACTGAAGCCTTGTCCGTCTGTCACCATAAATATTAACCCTTTCATATTTCACATGAACTTaccaaatcaattcaaaatcCTTAAAACTTGGTTAAACCACattgaattcaaaatctaaGATTAAcccttttttgttcttagcAATTGGATATTATGAGCAAATTTTTACCTTGTTGAGGCCGGGGATTAGAGCTGAAAGAGCAGCAAAGCTTTGGCTTAGCTTCTCTCTTCGTCTTCTCTCAGCTATAACATGTTGTTGACCATTTCCTGAAGTTCTACCAATTGTTGCACGCTTCTTAATTTCATGGCCTTCTTCATATCCAATTACATACCTATTTTGATTCACATCCAAACTTTGGGGTATTATGAACGACAAATCTTTTCCTCTCTCGTCCTTACCCATCGCACAATCAAGCTTCTCAATTTCAGGTGAATCCCCAAAGGAAATAAACTGGGAAGAGGAAATAGAATCAAGTTGGACCGAAGTGATGAGTTTTTCGGTCGCCGGAAAATTGGTCGGAAAATTGAGCTCATCGAGTGTGTAATCATGGGGATAATTGGTGATCTCGTGTTGATATGCAGATTCCATCATTTCCTAaaagtcaaaatattaattcacAACCatgaaatgaatttcaaagatgaagaacaaagtataagaaaagaaaaattagctTACTAGTTCGGATAACCATTTGGGCGATGAGATTTCCATCAAAGAAAGAGTTGGCTGAATTGTTATATATGCTGAGAATCAAGATAATCAGACAAGTTTTAATTATATGCTTCAAAGTCACGATATACTccaaaattaaaggaaaaaacaacaaaccctaaagaaaagaaaggtgtaaattaaaatgaaatcaaattaaatgggaagTT includes these proteins:
- the LOC111803273 gene encoding transcription factor bHLH25-like; translation: MEISSPKWLSELEMMESAYQHEITNYPHDYTLDELNFPTNFPATEKLITSVQLDSISSSQFISFGDSPEIENLDVNQNRYVIGYEEGHEIKKRATIGRTSGNGQQHVIAERRRREKLSQSFAALSALIPGLNKTDKASVLGGAIKYVKDLQERVKWAEEEAGDEEGRVIKSVPNIETRVLESDVLVRIHCKKQKGCFSNIITQIQMLKLTIVNSCVLPFGHSRLDITIIAQMEVGFCMTATDLGKKLTQTLVDLI